One stretch of Zingiber officinale cultivar Zhangliang chromosome 6B, Zo_v1.1, whole genome shotgun sequence DNA includes these proteins:
- the LOC121991759 gene encoding type IV inositol polyphosphate 5-phosphatase 7-like isoform X4, translating to MRDDDPKKSKLSWSKAFVKKWFNIKSKGQDNHVDEIASKDSRQWKADISEREACTLKKSRTDRLLREIDHVRQGRFDLHSAQITDIQDYKIFAATWNVGGRSPPKNLNLLDWIHASSPADIYVLGFQEIVPLNAGNVLGTEDNGPAKKWLWLIRKTLNSPDTCGSDSYHTPSPVPDPILELNADFERSSARRKTSAFLHRRSFHSLSCSSRIEGDTMFPHLMQDRRFSVCERVSIGSRPSDFDPSSRGEGPEESSGEENIDEESPNALFVSPFYGYGAPPNSKERDRFSANSSVRYCLVASKQMVGIFLTIWVRSDIRDDVRNLKVSCVGRGLMGYLGNKKEGDELRRNSDVMEILKKTRFPPAQRVA from the exons ATGAGAGATGATGATCCAAAGAAAagcaag CTGTCTTGGTCCAAGGCCTTTGTTAAAAAATGGTTCAACATCAAGAGCAAAGGTCAGGATAACCATGTCGATGAGATTGCTAGCAAAG ACAGCAGACAATGGAAGGCTGACATTTCGGAGAGGGAGGCATGTACACTCAAGAAAAGTAGAACAG ATAGATTGTTGCGAGAGATAGATCATGTTCGGCAAGGAAGGTTCGATCTACATTCTGCTCAAATAACAGATATTCAGGACTACAA GATTTTCGCGGCCACTTGGAATGTGGGTGGGAGGTCCCCACCAAAGAACTTGAATCTCTTGGATTGGATTCATGCTTCTTCTCCTGCAGATATATATGTTTTAGG GTTTCAAGAGATTGTTCCACTCAATGCTGGAAATGTTCTTGGAACAGAAGACAACGGTCCAGCCAAGAAGTGGCTATGGCTTATTAGAAAGACTCTCAACAGTCCCGATACATGCGGCTCAGATAGCTACCATACTCCCTCTCCTGTTCCAGATCCTATCTTGGAATTAAATGCTGATTTTGAGAGGTCATCAGCGAGGCGGAAGACTTCTGCATTCCTTCACCGACGTTCCTTCCATTCACTCAGCTGTAGTTCAAGAATAGAAGGGGATACCATGTTTCCTCACCTCATGCAGGATCGCCGATTCAGTGTTTGTGAAAGAGTTAGTATTGGGAGCAGGCCAAGTGATTTTGATCCCAGTTCAAGGGGTGAAGGCCCTGAAGAATCATCTGGTGAAGAAAACATTGACGAGGAATCACCTAATGCACTCTTTGTCTCTCCATTTTATGGTTATGGTGCTCCTCCAAATAGCAAAGAAAGAGATAGGTTTTCTGCAAATTCCAG TGTCAGGTACTGTTTAGTTGCAAGCAAGCAGATGGTTGGAATATTTCTTACAATTTGGGTGCGCAGTGATATTAGAGATGATGTGAGAAACTTGAAGGTTTCATGTGTTGGCCGAGGATTGATGGGTTATCTCGGAAACAAG